In the Candidatus Bathyarchaeum sp. genome, TTTTGAAGTAAATTCCATCTCCTGAACAAACTATGTTGTTTTCTTGTATGTAATTAAACACTGGCGTGAAACCTATTATTGATTCAATAATTACTCCCGCTTGTCCGGTAGAAGAAATTTTGTTGCCCTGCACGTTGTTATAGGAAGAGCTAATCAAACTAACCCCAAAGCTTCCGGTTGCAACTATTGAATTGTCAGTTATGGTATTGTTGTTTGAGGCAGATAATTTGATTGCTGCACTGTTGTATGAAACCATCGAAGCAGTGTACTCAAGTTGATTATTGAAAATGGTGTTGATGTGGGAGTTTGTTAAAACAATGTTTCCTTGGCAGTTTGATATTTTCGTATTGTTTGTCCCAAAAAGAGTGATTGTGTCTCGCAGATCCACAGATGTTTTAACATCTTTTACAGTCATGTTGTTGCAGCCTACGAGGATTACTTGCGCGGCAGATTCCACGATCTGGTTTGACTGATTTTCAAGACAAATCAGTGGTTTGCCATTGATTGTGTTATCAAAGAAAAAGTTACCCATAGTAAGGGGTTCGTAAATTATTAGTCCACTTGCGACAAATTCGTTGTTTGAAAAAACTGTGTTATTACAGTTGAAAATAACGCCGTATTTGTTGGTTTCTGAGGTTAATTTGTTGCCTGAAACAGTGCAGTTATCAGCACTGATATCTAGAGTAAAGTATGTTGTTTCTATGTGGTTGTTAAGAATTTGATTGCTTGAAGCAGTTGTGTTGCGTTCATGATTTTTTAAACGAAATTCAATGCCAATACCAAAGTTGACTATCCGTACGTTTTGTATTGTTATATTTGCTCGTCCACTGGAAGTTATTGCAATACCGTTTCCTGTTCCTTGAATAGTTTTGTCATCACCATTGAAAACAATGTTATCCTTCTCGATAGTAATGAACGCATCCACAGGATTAATAGATCCGCTTAAGTCTTCAATGAGGGTGTAGACGTTTCCATCTCGTTGAATTTTGTCTGTTCCTTCAACGGTTCCATCTTCTCGGAGGTAAATTGAGCTTTTAGCAGTTACATTTTGTATTATTGGAAGAGAAACAAAAAATAAAGCAAACACTAAAACTAAAGCAACAAACTTGATGTGATTCATTTTTCAACAAAATAGAACTAGTTGAAGACGTATGAAAAGGATTTTTGTCAAGAAACTTTGACCAATCATAGCTACTGCTGTTTTTTCTTGTAATTCATTCCAAGAACATACAGTTCTGCACTTTTGCTTCGGCTGGCTTTGGGTTTTACCAGTTTCACAAAGCTGAAGTGCCGTTTTGTTTCTTCAACAAAATTGTTTGTTGTGCTTCCTTGAAAGACTTTGACGAAAAAGTTTCCTCCGGGTCGAAGAAGCGTTTTAGCAATATTCAAAGACTGGGTTGCTAGGTCGATTTGTCGAGCGTGGTCTAGTTCCCAAATACCTGAAACGTTGGGGGCGACGTCTGAAATTACAACGTCAGGGGCATGGGGAAGTAGTTGTAAAATTTTTGTGATTGTTTCTTTTTCTGTGACGTCTCCAACTACTGCTAAAGCATTAGGGGAATCAAAAGGAGCTATTTTTTTGAGGTCAACTGCCAAAATAAATCCTGAATTGTCTACTAAACGCAAGGCAGCTTGTGTCCAGCCTCCAGGAGCTGCGCCTAAATCCACTACCACATATCCGGGTTTGATAAAATTGAATTTTTTTACTGCTTGAAGAAGCTTAAAAGAAGCTCGTGAGCGCAGGTTTTCTGCTTTCGCTTTTCGGTAATAGAATTCGTTTTTTCGCTCGTTTACCCATGCACTACCAGGCAAAACTAAATTTCACCAGAAGGTTCCATGTTGGGTTGTTCTTCGCCTAAAATCCAAGCAGTCAACATCTTGCACTCATGAGGAGAAATTGGACCCCATGCACCACACCGCGCATCGTTAGGACACATTAAACAAGGAGAATCAATAATTGTGTTAAGGGACGCAGGTTTGCGTTTAGTGAACAACCGATAAGTCCATCTGCCGTCATGTAGTTCTTTTTCTCGAAGGATTAGCCCTTTTGTTTCTAGTTTCAGGGCGATTCTGCTGCCTTCTCGGCTGGTGGCATCAAGTTCTCGCCACAGTTCAGACTGCAGTACACCATCAGTTCCGTTGTTGGAAATGACCTCTAAGGCTTTGTATTCGAGTTCGTTGCGTCTGGGCATGTGAATTTCGATCCTTTGAACGTTCGTAGATATAAGGGCACACCAACCCATAAAAATGTGTAGGCATTTTGCCGTAATTACACAGATATTAGTAAAAAATTATGGCATCCAGCTTCCCAACAAAATTACGAAAGCTTTTAACCAGCCCAAACTGCATCAATTTCCAGTTAACTACAAAACGACAAATATAAAATCAGGAGGAC is a window encoding:
- a CDS encoding right-handed parallel beta-helix repeat-containing protein, whose protein sequence is MNHIKFVALVLVFALFFVSLPIIQNVTAKSSIYLREDGTVEGTDKIQRDGNVYTLIEDLSGSINPVDAFITIEKDNIVFNGDDKTIQGTGNGIAITSSGRANITIQNVRIVNFGIGIEFRLKNHERNTTASSNQILNNHIETTYFTLDISADNCTVSGNKLTSETNKYGVIFNCNNTVFSNNEFVASGLIIYEPLTMGNFFFDNTINGKPLICLENQSNQIVESAAQVILVGCNNMTVKDVKTSVDLRDTITLFGTNNTKISNCQGNIVLTNSHINTIFNNQLEYTASMVSYNSAAIKLSASNNNTITDNSIVATGSFGVSLISSSYNNVQGNKISSTGQAGVIIESIIGFTPVFNYIQENNIVCSGDGIYFKNGVQNNFVLNNLITDCKNAIKLVSGDENTFVANNISRSSQYAVYLAFSDNNTFYHNNFISNPVSVYEQHEFFYPFPSTYYSEGNTWDNGKEGNYWNDYIGKDNNADNIGDSPYVVYENNTDNYPLINPVKISAIPEFSLWTVLPFIGIATLVLYSFKKKMYKTSKT
- a CDS encoding RlmE family RNA methyltransferase, which gives rise to MPGSAWVNERKNEFYYRKAKAENLRSRASFKLLQAVKKFNFIKPGYVVVDLGAAPGGWTQAALRLVDNSGFILAVDLKKIAPFDSPNALAVVGDVTEKETITKILQLLPHAPDVVISDVAPNVSGIWELDHARQIDLATQSLNIAKTLLRPGGNFFVKVFQGSTTNNFVEETKRHFSFVKLVKPKASRSKSAELYVLGMNYKKKQQ
- a CDS encoding MarR family transcriptional regulator, encoding MPRRNELEYKALEVISNNGTDGVLQSELWRELDATSREGSRIALKLETKGLILREKELHDGRWTYRLFTKRKPASLNTIIDSPCLMCPNDARCGAWGPISPHECKMLTAWILGEEQPNMEPSGEI